In Streptomyces durocortorensis, a genomic segment contains:
- a CDS encoding class F sortase codes for MALGAAGTALTGCSSEARPTGSAPTGHVRTAEPKSDPEPKAKAVRQAPTELSIPSIGVRSSLMELGLNADGTVEVPPAEKGMTAGWYTGGSAPGEPGPAVLIGHNDTRFGRAVFHDLKNIRKGAKVLVRDGTGKTLRFRVTAKEAVAKKAFPTEKVYGPTKGSTLRLITCDGDFDAEGHPVDNLIVYGVLG; via the coding sequence GTGGCTCTCGGTGCCGCCGGTACGGCTCTGACCGGCTGCTCGTCCGAGGCTCGCCCCACAGGTTCCGCACCGACCGGACATGTGCGGACGGCGGAGCCGAAGTCGGACCCGGAGCCGAAGGCGAAGGCGGTGCGACAAGCCCCCACCGAGCTCTCGATCCCCTCGATCGGTGTGCGGAGCTCCCTCATGGAGCTCGGGCTCAACGCGGACGGCACGGTCGAGGTCCCGCCTGCGGAGAAGGGCATGACGGCGGGCTGGTACACCGGCGGGTCGGCCCCCGGCGAACCGGGCCCGGCCGTACTGATCGGCCACAACGACACCCGCTTCGGCCGGGCCGTCTTCCACGACCTGAAGAACATCCGCAAGGGCGCCAAGGTTCTGGTGCGCGACGGAACGGGCAAGACCCTGCGCTTCAGGGTCACCGCGAAGGAGGCGGTCGCCAAGAAGGCGTTCCCCACCGAGAAGGTCTACGGCCCGACGAAGGGCAGCACGCTGCGGCTCATCACCTGCGACGGCGACTTCGACGCCGAGGGCCATCCCGTCGACAACCTCATTGTGTACGGCGTACTCGGCTGA
- a CDS encoding response regulator transcription factor — protein sequence MCADVIVAEDDEKQAELVRRYLEREGHAVRIVGDGLAALDAVRQQEPDLLVLDVMMPRADGLDVVRVLRAEGRELPVLMLTARSTEDDLLLGLDLGADDYITKPYSPRELMARVRTLLRRARRTAPPGPATEEPVLRVGSLVVDPERHEVSVDGDPVECTRGEFRILAALAAGPDRVFSRQRLLEELHGFDRYISDRTVDVHVMNLRKKIERAPRRPERLLTVFGVGYKLTDPARAARRA from the coding sequence GTGTGCGCAGACGTCATAGTTGCCGAGGACGACGAGAAGCAGGCCGAACTCGTACGCCGCTATCTGGAACGGGAAGGACACGCCGTACGGATCGTGGGCGACGGCCTCGCCGCGCTCGACGCCGTCCGGCAGCAGGAACCGGACCTGCTGGTTCTCGACGTGATGATGCCCCGGGCCGACGGCCTGGACGTGGTGCGGGTGCTGCGGGCGGAGGGCCGGGAGCTGCCCGTGCTGATGCTGACCGCCCGTTCGACCGAGGACGACCTGCTGCTCGGTCTGGATCTCGGCGCCGACGACTACATCACCAAGCCGTACAGCCCACGCGAACTGATGGCCCGGGTCCGCACGCTGTTGCGCCGGGCACGGCGGACAGCGCCCCCCGGGCCGGCCACCGAGGAGCCCGTCCTGCGGGTGGGTTCCCTGGTGGTCGACCCGGAGCGGCACGAAGTGTCGGTGGACGGGGACCCGGTGGAGTGCACCCGCGGCGAGTTCCGGATCCTCGCGGCGCTGGCGGCGGGCCCGGACCGGGTGTTCAGCCGTCAGCGGCTGCTGGAGGAACTGCACGGGTTCGACCGCTACATCAGCGACCGGACGGTCGATGTGCACGTCATGAACCTGCGGAAGAAGATCGAGCGGGCCCCGCGCCGGCCGGAACGGCTGCTCACCGTCTTCGGCGTCGGCTACAAACTGACCGACCCGGCGAGGGCCGCCCGGCGTGCGTAG
- a CDS encoding AAA family ATPase encodes MLTNTRPAAPVDSTPIPMSTPTPVSQLAVAEQLMTLLRDTTTEPRPDAQLEALTLAVAADLPVLLWGEPGIGKTAALTQLAASLDLPLTTVIASVHEPSDFSGLPIVGDDPAEQGVPMAPPDWAVRLVRAGRGLLFLDELSTAPPAVQAALLRLVLERRIGTLQLPPGVRIVAAANPRSSAADGWELSPPLANRFVHLQWTHDHEVVVRGLGGTWPRATLPELDPGKLPGAVDIARRAVCGLLSARPTLVHRLPSTETRRGGPWPSPRSWDMTLSLIAFATAAGSSREVLSLLVRGTVGDGPGLELLAGLDRMDLPDPETLLADPAAALLPERGDLRQAALDGVVAAVRTRPDRARWDAAWTLLVRALKTGAPDLVVVPATALAALRQEDWDVPEAIEDLAGVVSLSRRADRAADRVAGRVPAKAGR; translated from the coding sequence ATGCTGACGAACACCCGGCCCGCCGCTCCCGTGGACTCCACCCCCATCCCCATGTCCACTCCCACGCCCGTCTCCCAACTCGCCGTCGCCGAGCAGCTGATGACTCTGCTCCGCGACACCACCACCGAGCCGCGCCCCGACGCCCAGCTGGAAGCACTGACGCTCGCGGTCGCCGCCGATCTGCCCGTGCTCCTGTGGGGCGAACCGGGCATCGGCAAGACCGCCGCCCTCACGCAGCTCGCCGCCTCTCTCGACCTGCCGTTGACCACGGTCATCGCCAGCGTGCACGAGCCGTCCGACTTCTCCGGGCTGCCCATCGTCGGGGACGACCCCGCCGAGCAGGGCGTCCCGATGGCCCCGCCGGACTGGGCCGTTCGCCTCGTGCGCGCGGGGCGGGGGCTTTTGTTCCTGGACGAGCTGTCCACCGCGCCGCCCGCCGTCCAGGCCGCGCTGCTCCGCCTCGTCCTGGAGCGTCGCATCGGCACCCTCCAACTCCCGCCCGGCGTACGGATCGTGGCCGCCGCCAATCCGCGCTCCTCGGCGGCCGACGGCTGGGAGCTGAGTCCGCCGCTCGCCAACCGCTTCGTCCACCTCCAGTGGACCCACGACCACGAGGTCGTCGTACGGGGGCTCGGCGGGACCTGGCCGCGCGCGACGCTGCCGGAGCTCGACCCCGGGAAGCTGCCCGGGGCCGTGGACATCGCCCGCCGTGCGGTGTGCGGGCTCCTCTCCGCCCGTCCCACGCTCGTCCACCGGCTGCCCAGTACGGAGACACGCAGGGGCGGTCCGTGGCCGTCGCCGCGCAGCTGGGACATGACCCTGAGCCTGATCGCCTTCGCGACCGCCGCCGGATCGTCCCGGGAGGTGCTGTCCCTGCTGGTCAGGGGCACGGTGGGGGACGGCCCGGGGCTGGAACTGCTGGCGGGCCTGGACCGGATGGACCTCCCGGACCCCGAGACGCTGCTCGCCGACCCGGCGGCGGCCCTCCTGCCCGAGCGCGGGGATCTCCGGCAGGCCGCGCTGGACGGGGTCGTCGCGGCGGTCCGTACCCGCCCGGACCGGGCCCGTTGGGACGCCGCGTGGACGCTCCTCGTCCGGGCCCTGAAGACCGGGGCCCCGGATCTGGTGGTCGTTCCCGCGACCGCGCTCGCCGCGCTGCGCCAGGAGGACTGGGACGTACCGGAGGCCATCGAGGACCTGGCCGGCGTGGTGTCTCTTTCCCGACGGGCCGATCGGGCGGCTGACCGGGTCGCGGGCCGGGTCCCGGCGAAGGCGGGGCGATGA
- a CDS encoding vWA domain-containing protein, with the protein MDKLFAARLQAARARPYLATALFALHTVESWRVPTMGVDRYWRCYVSPAFVARTPVEQLAGVWVHEVSHLLRDHHGRSDRVARQRGLNGPGDRLRMNIAADCEINDDVYGDGLARPKGAVYPSTLGLPTGELMEDYLRQFGLGPSTQSLAWLDCGSGADGLARDWELGPEGADGLSDQEQDAVRFRVAQGINGRPGKASKGWKRWAEEAFHPPQPWRELLGAAVRSATSGHGAGEDYSYGRPARRSAGLPGVVLPSLRRRPPQVSVVIDTSGSVSDAELGSALLEVAAISRAVGGRRDLVTVLACDAATRVVHPLCSAEGIPLVGGGGTDLRTGFARALRSHPRPDAIVVLTDGQTPWPAAQPACRTVVGLFPRRRRSRSYHEDGPDHVPDGPPAWARVVEIG; encoded by the coding sequence CTGGACAAGCTCTTCGCCGCCCGGTTGCAGGCCGCACGGGCCCGCCCCTACCTGGCGACGGCGCTGTTCGCCCTGCACACCGTGGAGTCGTGGCGGGTGCCGACCATGGGCGTCGACCGGTACTGGCGGTGCTACGTCTCGCCCGCGTTCGTGGCGCGGACCCCGGTGGAGCAGCTGGCCGGGGTCTGGGTCCACGAGGTCTCCCACCTGCTGCGTGACCACCACGGACGCAGCGACCGGGTCGCCCGGCAGCGCGGTCTGAACGGCCCCGGGGACCGGCTGCGGATGAACATCGCCGCCGACTGCGAGATCAACGACGATGTGTACGGCGACGGCCTGGCGCGGCCGAAGGGCGCTGTGTACCCGTCGACCCTGGGGCTGCCGACCGGCGAGCTCATGGAGGACTACCTGCGGCAGTTCGGCCTCGGCCCGAGTACCCAGAGCCTCGCCTGGCTGGACTGCGGCAGCGGCGCCGACGGACTGGCGCGGGACTGGGAGCTGGGGCCCGAGGGAGCCGACGGGCTCAGCGACCAGGAACAGGACGCGGTCCGCTTCCGGGTGGCGCAGGGCATCAACGGCCGCCCTGGGAAAGCCTCGAAGGGATGGAAGCGGTGGGCGGAGGAGGCGTTCCATCCTCCGCAGCCGTGGCGGGAGTTGCTGGGGGCCGCGGTCCGCTCGGCGACCTCGGGCCACGGTGCGGGGGAGGACTACAGCTACGGCCGCCCCGCGCGGCGCTCCGCCGGACTTCCCGGTGTCGTCCTGCCGAGCCTGCGTCGAAGGCCGCCCCAGGTCTCCGTCGTCATCGACACCTCCGGCTCGGTCAGTGACGCCGAACTGGGCAGTGCGCTCCTGGAGGTCGCCGCCATCTCCCGTGCGGTGGGCGGACGCCGCGACCTGGTCACCGTCCTCGCGTGCGACGCGGCGACCCGGGTCGTACATCCGCTGTGCAGTGCGGAGGGCATCCCGCTGGTGGGCGGAGGCGGTACGGATCTGCGTACGGGCTTCGCCAGGGCGCTGCGGTCGCATCCCCGACCCGACGCCATCGTCGTCCTGACGGATGGTCAGACACCCTGGCCGGCCGCGCAACCGGCGTGCCGGACGGTCGTCGGCCTGTTCCCCCGCCGACGGAGGAGCCGTTCCTACCACGAGGACGGGCCGGACCACGTTCCGGACGGGCCTCCGGCTTGGGCGCGAGTGGTGGAGATCGGATAG
- a CDS encoding N-formylglutamate amidohydrolase, whose protein sequence is MNTAPQPSFHLLPGDIDSPVLLHVPHGSRVIPEEARDGILLEDHALERELDHITDAHTGELAARAAAACTAARPWRFVNNLSRLVVDPERFPDDREEMRAVGMGAVYTHTTHRERLRGPDLDQRPLLERYFHPYAQAMTAAVDGRIAATGRAVVIDVHSYPTAPLPYELHGTGPRPPVCLGTDPFHTPPELRSLAEEAFAGFGGTGVDSPFAGTYVPLKHYGTDRRVTALMIEIRRDTYMGEPGGPAGEGLDAVAAAVAELVGRL, encoded by the coding sequence GTGAACACTGCCCCCCAGCCGTCGTTCCACCTCCTCCCCGGAGACATCGACTCCCCGGTGCTGCTGCACGTACCGCACGGGTCCCGGGTGATTCCCGAGGAGGCTCGGGACGGAATACTGCTGGAGGACCATGCTCTGGAGCGGGAGCTCGACCACATCACCGACGCCCACACGGGCGAACTGGCGGCCCGGGCGGCGGCGGCATGCACCGCCGCCCGGCCCTGGCGCTTCGTCAACAACCTCTCGCGCCTGGTCGTCGACCCGGAACGCTTCCCCGACGACCGCGAGGAGATGCGCGCCGTCGGCATGGGCGCCGTCTACACGCACACGACGCACCGCGAACGCCTGCGCGGCCCGGACCTCGACCAACGCCCGCTGCTGGAGCGGTACTTCCACCCGTACGCGCAGGCGATGACGGCCGCCGTGGACGGCCGCATCGCCGCCACGGGCCGCGCGGTGGTCATCGACGTCCACTCGTACCCGACAGCGCCCCTCCCGTACGAACTCCACGGCACCGGCCCCCGCCCGCCGGTCTGCCTGGGCACCGACCCGTTCCACACCCCGCCGGAGCTGCGCTCCCTGGCCGAGGAGGCGTTCGCGGGCTTCGGCGGCACGGGAGTCGACAGCCCGTTCGCCGGTACGTACGTCCCGCTCAAGCACTACGGCACGGACCGCCGGGTCACCGCCCTGATGATCGAGATCCGCCGCGACACGTACATGGGCGAGCCGGGCGGACCCGCGGGTGAGGGACTCGACGCAGTCGCCGCAGCCGTGGCGGAGCTGGTGGGCCGCCTGTGA
- the sph gene encoding sphingomyelin phosphodiesterase encodes MPNTAFRRLTGVAVSATLAAVTLAVSSPQATAAETPSLQVLSYNAFLFSKTLYPNWGQDHRAAEIPKTSFFQGNDVVVIQEAFDNATSDALLRNSAAQYPYQTPVVGRSKSGWDATGGSYSATTPEDGGVTILSKWPIVRQEQYVYKDACGADWWSNKGFAYVVLDVDGTRVHVVGTHAQSTDPGCSAGEAAQMRSRQFKALDGFLDAKNIPASEQVVVAGDFNVDGHSAEFPSFLSDAGLTAADTKTGHPYSFDTRDNSIAADRYPNDPREDLDHVLHRAGHAKPSGWNNDVIKEQTAPWTVSSWGKSYTYNNLSDHYPVIGSAN; translated from the coding sequence GTGCCGAACACCGCGTTCCGCCGACTGACCGGCGTGGCCGTTTCCGCCACGCTCGCCGCCGTCACCCTGGCCGTGAGCTCACCGCAGGCAACGGCCGCCGAGACGCCCTCGCTGCAGGTGCTCTCGTACAACGCGTTCCTCTTCAGCAAGACCCTGTACCCCAACTGGGGCCAGGACCACCGGGCGGCCGAGATCCCCAAGACCTCGTTCTTCCAGGGGAACGACGTCGTGGTGATACAGGAGGCGTTCGACAACGCGACCTCCGACGCCCTGCTGCGGAACTCCGCCGCGCAGTACCCCTACCAGACGCCGGTGGTCGGCCGGAGCAAGAGCGGCTGGGATGCGACGGGCGGCTCGTACTCGGCGACGACGCCGGAGGACGGCGGCGTGACGATCCTGAGCAAGTGGCCGATCGTGCGCCAGGAGCAGTACGTCTACAAGGACGCCTGCGGGGCCGACTGGTGGTCCAACAAGGGCTTCGCCTATGTGGTGCTGGACGTCGACGGCACCCGGGTCCACGTGGTCGGCACGCACGCCCAGTCGACCGACCCAGGCTGTTCGGCGGGCGAGGCGGCCCAGATGCGCAGCCGCCAGTTCAAGGCGCTGGACGGCTTCCTCGACGCCAAGAACATCCCCGCCTCCGAACAGGTCGTCGTGGCGGGCGACTTCAATGTCGACGGGCACTCCGCGGAGTTCCCCTCCTTCCTCTCCGACGCGGGTCTGACCGCAGCGGACACGAAGACGGGCCATCCGTACTCCTTCGACACCCGCGACAACTCGATCGCCGCCGACCGCTACCCGAACGACCCGCGCGAGGACCTCGACCACGTCCTGCACCGCGCGGGCCACGCCAAGCCGTCCGGCTGGAACAACGACGTGATCAAGGAGCAGACCGCCCCCTGGACGGTCTCCAGCTGGGGCAAGAGCTACACGTACAACAACCTCTCCGACCACTACCCGGTGATCGGCTCCGCCAACTGA
- a CDS encoding sensor histidine kinase, producing MREGRGRARLPLRRSLLGRLLAVSVLVAVCSVAATAWIAVQTTSGAIKQEQGQNLTADARIYDTLLGYAARNPTWDGVEATVRELARESGRRVALTTRSRQPLADSAADPGAPALPPEASAVVDPLSVDTVLAARSTDRQGATADRIDPRAVGPFRLSGAERTALRRTADGKVECLNRAGIASDVVVGPSGRPRVQVVGNDPERALGTRCDLAALEEPTRSERKALDALTELADACLERQGRGGVRLNNDLSWGDPAEEAGPVEPRPVASEAPGLSGPGDPGDARPKEAVPSVVPDGRTGEDDRAIASCVGTARSEQLSSYVASPALLFIGDEGGATLPGFDLSPANTARIAGAAALVLALTVGASVLAGARLVRPLHALTGAAQRMRDGEQPASVPVSTDDEVGRLATAFNDMSAHRARLEEQRKAMVSDVAHELRTPLSNIRGWLEAAQDGLADPDPAFVDSLLEEAVQLQHIIDDLQDLAEADAGALRLRREPVRAGELLSQVAAAHQARAEHANVTLAVTTATPGPALLADPVRLRQAVGNLVSNAVRHTGEGGRVTLRAYAPEPAGGGGAAVVVEVADTGSGIPAEDLPHVFDRFWRAEKSRNRRTGGSGLGLAIVRKLAEAHGGTAEATSTEGGGSTFTLRLPVSARPGQEEPGPVRSSSTDPGP from the coding sequence GTGCGGGAGGGCCGTGGCCGGGCCCGGCTGCCGTTGCGGCGGAGTCTGCTGGGGCGGCTGCTCGCGGTGTCCGTGCTGGTGGCGGTGTGTTCGGTGGCGGCGACCGCCTGGATCGCCGTGCAGACGACCTCGGGCGCGATCAAGCAGGAGCAGGGGCAGAACCTCACCGCCGACGCCCGGATCTACGACACCCTGCTCGGGTACGCGGCCCGCAATCCGACCTGGGACGGGGTGGAGGCGACGGTGCGGGAGCTGGCCCGGGAGTCGGGCCGCCGGGTCGCCCTGACCACCCGGTCCCGGCAGCCGCTCGCCGACTCCGCCGCCGACCCGGGCGCTCCGGCGCTGCCGCCGGAGGCCTCGGCCGTGGTCGACCCGTTGTCCGTGGACACCGTCCTGGCCGCCCGGAGCACCGACCGGCAGGGCGCGACCGCCGACCGGATCGACCCGCGGGCGGTCGGCCCGTTCCGGTTGTCGGGGGCCGAGCGCACGGCGTTGCGGCGGACCGCCGACGGGAAGGTGGAGTGCCTGAACCGGGCGGGGATCGCCTCGGACGTGGTCGTCGGCCCGAGCGGCCGCCCCCGGGTGCAGGTCGTGGGCAACGACCCCGAACGGGCCCTGGGCACCCGCTGCGACCTCGCGGCCCTGGAGGAGCCCACGCGTTCGGAACGCAAGGCGCTCGACGCCCTCACCGAGCTGGCCGACGCCTGTCTGGAGCGCCAGGGCCGCGGCGGTGTGCGGCTGAACAACGACCTGTCCTGGGGCGATCCGGCGGAGGAGGCGGGGCCGGTCGAGCCCCGGCCGGTGGCGTCCGAAGCACCTGGCCTGTCCGGCCCCGGCGACCCGGGCGACGCTCGCCCGAAGGAGGCCGTGCCGTCCGTCGTGCCGGACGGGCGCACCGGGGAGGACGACCGGGCCATCGCGTCCTGCGTGGGGACGGCCCGCAGCGAACAGCTCAGCTCGTACGTGGCCTCCCCCGCCCTGCTGTTCATCGGTGACGAGGGCGGCGCGACGCTGCCCGGCTTCGACCTCTCCCCCGCCAACACCGCCAGGATCGCGGGCGCCGCGGCGCTGGTGCTGGCCCTGACCGTGGGTGCGTCCGTGCTCGCGGGCGCCCGTCTGGTGCGCCCGCTGCACGCGCTGACCGGCGCCGCGCAGCGTATGCGCGACGGCGAACAGCCCGCTTCCGTACCGGTCTCGACGGACGACGAGGTCGGCCGGCTGGCCACGGCGTTCAACGACATGTCCGCGCACCGGGCGCGGCTGGAGGAGCAGCGCAAGGCCATGGTGAGCGATGTCGCCCATGAGCTGCGCACTCCGCTGAGCAACATCCGGGGCTGGCTGGAGGCGGCCCAGGACGGACTCGCCGATCCCGATCCGGCGTTCGTCGACTCGTTGCTGGAGGAGGCGGTGCAGCTCCAGCACATCATCGACGACCTCCAGGACCTGGCCGAGGCCGACGCCGGGGCCCTGCGCCTGCGCCGCGAACCGGTCAGGGCCGGGGAGTTGCTGAGTCAGGTCGCCGCCGCCCACCAGGCCCGGGCCGAGCACGCGAACGTCACGCTCGCGGTCACCACCGCCACCCCGGGGCCCGCCCTTCTCGCGGACCCGGTCAGGCTCCGGCAGGCGGTGGGCAACCTGGTCTCCAACGCCGTACGGCACACCGGGGAGGGCGGCCGGGTGACGCTGCGCGCGTACGCCCCGGAGCCCGCGGGGGGCGGCGGGGCGGCGGTGGTCGTCGAGGTGGCGGACACCGGTTCCGGGATTCCCGCCGAGGACCTGCCGCACGTCTTCGACCGCTTCTGGCGCGCCGAGAAGTCCCGTAACCGCCGTACGGGGGGCAGCGGCCTCGGCCTCGCGATCGTCCGGAAACTGGCCGAGGCCCACGGCGGTACGGCGGAGGCGACGAGCACCGAGGGCGGCGGGTCGACGTTCACCCTGCGGCTGCCCGTGTCGGCGCGGCCCGGGCAGGAGGAACCGGGCCCTGTCAGGTCGAGCAGCACCGATCCGGGCCCCTGA